The Streptomyces sp. NBC_01268 genome window below encodes:
- a CDS encoding AIM24 family protein yields the protein MQSPLFNHAEQQSQERYVIQNPQLLRVTLGGQDDILARKGAMVAYQGLVDFDGEYQTSNQRRARARTGEGLDLMRCSGQGTVYFANLAQNIHVMEVEQEGLTVDSSYVLALDSTLHTEVIAVDSQYGVSGTGKYQLNISGRGKVALMTSGQPLMMQVTPDKYVSADADAIVAWSTGLRVQMQAQTHNSGVRHRRGGTGEGWELSFLGQGFALVQPSEVMPPQHAAIGQGLAAQYGVGQHGAHAQNQNNAWS from the coding sequence ATGCAGAGCCCGCTTTTCAACCACGCCGAACAGCAGAGCCAGGAGCGGTACGTCATCCAGAACCCGCAGCTGCTGCGGGTCACCCTGGGCGGCCAGGACGACATCCTGGCCCGCAAGGGAGCGATGGTCGCCTACCAGGGCCTCGTCGACTTCGACGGCGAGTACCAGACCTCCAACCAGCGCCGGGCCCGCGCCCGCACCGGTGAGGGACTCGACCTCATGCGCTGCTCCGGCCAGGGCACCGTCTACTTCGCCAACCTCGCGCAGAACATCCACGTGATGGAGGTCGAGCAGGAGGGGCTGACCGTCGACAGCTCGTACGTCCTCGCGCTCGACTCGACGCTGCACACCGAGGTCATCGCCGTCGACAGCCAGTACGGGGTCTCCGGCACCGGCAAGTACCAGCTGAACATCTCCGGCCGCGGCAAGGTCGCCCTGATGACCTCAGGCCAGCCGCTGATGATGCAGGTCACGCCCGACAAGTACGTGAGCGCCGACGCGGACGCGATCGTCGCCTGGTCCACCGGGCTGCGGGTCCAGATGCAGGCGCAGACGCACAACTCCGGCGTCCGGCACCGCCGGGGCGGCACCGGCGAGGGCTGGGAGCTCAGCTTCCTCGGCCAGGGCTTCGCGCTCGTCCAGCCCAGCGAGGTCATGCCGCCGCAGCACGCCGCCATCGGGCAGGGCCTCGCCGCCCAGTACGGCGTCGGCCAGCACGGCGCCCACGCCCAGAACCAGAACAACGCCTGGAGCTGA
- a CDS encoding NUDIX hydrolase yields MTLRDDAVLVLKGYEDQPELRDAYLAHLAEHEDGMYKPCTAGHLTSSALVIDPSRGRVLLTLHKKLNMWLQMGGHCEPGDPTVEAAALREATEESGIAGLTLLPGGPVRLDRHPIPAPCHWHLDVQYAALAPAGAQAEISEESLDLRWFAYDEVADVADTSVVRLLERTLARLA; encoded by the coding sequence GTGACGCTGCGCGACGACGCGGTCCTCGTCCTGAAGGGGTACGAGGACCAGCCGGAGCTCCGTGACGCCTATCTGGCGCACCTCGCGGAGCACGAGGACGGCATGTACAAGCCCTGCACGGCCGGTCACCTCACGAGCAGCGCGCTCGTGATCGACCCGTCGCGCGGGCGGGTGCTGCTCACCCTGCACAAGAAGCTGAACATGTGGCTGCAGATGGGCGGCCACTGCGAGCCGGGCGACCCGACGGTCGAGGCGGCGGCGCTGCGGGAGGCGACGGAGGAGTCCGGCATCGCGGGCCTGACGCTGCTGCCGGGCGGCCCGGTGCGGCTCGACCGGCACCCGATCCCGGCGCCCTGCCACTGGCACCTGGACGTGCAGTACGCGGCGCTGGCCCCGGCCGGGGCCCAGGCGGAGATCAGCGAGGAGTCGCTGGACCTGCGCTGGTTCGCGTACGACGAGGTGGCGGACGTGGCGGACACGTCGGTGGTGCGGCTGCTGGAGCGCACGCTGGCGCGACTCGCGTAG
- a CDS encoding zinc-dependent metalloprotease — MSDTPFGFGLPPEEPENGDEGKKKDPAGGGQGSGGQGGDPFGFGGLPGMGGAGGPGGADNPFAAMFGSLNPQDLGAAFQQLGQMLSYEGGPVNWDMAKQIARQVVAQGTPDGTKDASVGPSEKAAVEEAVRLADLWLDQATSLPSGANTAVAWSRAEWVEATLPAWQQLVDPVAERVGTAMGDVLPQEMQAMAGPLIGMMRSMGGAMFGQQIGQAVGALAGEVVGSTDVGLPLGPAGRAALLPLNVEAFGKDLGVPPEEVRLYLALREAAHQRLFAHVPWLRSHLFGAVEGYARGIKVDTSKLEEAVGQLDPTHPEQLQEALQQGMFQPEDTPEQKAALARLETALALVEGWVDAVVHEAAKSRLTSADALRETLRRRRATGGPAEQTFATLIGLELRPRRLRDAARLWASLTDARGTDGRDALWEHPDMLPTATDLDDPDGFVHREHLDFSELDKMLGEAAKGDGETPGEQGKGESEGGKE; from the coding sequence GTGAGTGACACCCCATTCGGATTCGGCCTTCCGCCGGAGGAGCCGGAGAACGGCGACGAAGGCAAGAAGAAGGACCCCGCCGGAGGTGGCCAGGGGTCCGGTGGCCAGGGCGGCGACCCGTTCGGTTTCGGCGGGCTGCCCGGCATGGGCGGCGCCGGCGGCCCCGGCGGCGCGGACAACCCGTTCGCCGCGATGTTCGGGTCGCTGAACCCCCAGGACCTGGGCGCGGCGTTCCAGCAGCTCGGCCAGATGCTCAGCTACGAGGGCGGCCCGGTCAACTGGGACATGGCCAAGCAGATCGCGCGCCAGGTCGTCGCCCAGGGCACGCCCGACGGCACCAAGGACGCCAGCGTCGGCCCGTCCGAGAAGGCGGCGGTCGAGGAGGCGGTGCGCCTCGCCGACCTGTGGCTGGACCAGGCGACCTCGCTCCCCTCGGGTGCGAACACGGCGGTGGCCTGGAGCCGTGCCGAGTGGGTCGAGGCGACCCTCCCGGCCTGGCAGCAGCTGGTCGACCCGGTCGCGGAGCGGGTCGGCACGGCGATGGGTGACGTGCTCCCGCAGGAGATGCAGGCCATGGCGGGCCCGCTGATCGGCATGATGCGCTCCATGGGCGGCGCCATGTTCGGCCAGCAGATCGGGCAGGCCGTGGGCGCGCTCGCGGGCGAGGTCGTCGGCTCGACGGACGTCGGGCTGCCGCTCGGTCCGGCCGGCCGCGCGGCGCTGCTGCCGCTGAACGTGGAGGCCTTCGGCAAGGACCTGGGTGTCCCCCCGGAGGAGGTCCGGCTCTACCTGGCCCTGCGCGAGGCCGCCCACCAGCGTCTCTTCGCGCACGTGCCGTGGCTGCGCTCGCACCTGTTCGGCGCCGTCGAGGGCTACGCCCGCGGGATCAAGGTCGACACCTCCAAGCTGGAGGAGGCGGTGGGCCAGCTGGACCCGACCCACCCCGAGCAGCTGCAGGAGGCACTCCAGCAGGGCATGTTCCAGCCGGAGGACACGCCGGAGCAGAAGGCGGCCCTGGCCCGTCTGGAGACGGCGCTCGCGCTGGTCGAGGGCTGGGTGGACGCGGTCGTCCACGAGGCCGCGAAGTCCCGGCTGACCTCGGCGGACGCGCTGCGCGAGACGCTGCGCCGGCGCCGGGCGACGGGTGGCCCCGCGGAGCAGACCTTCGCCACGCTGATCGGCCTGGAGCTGCGTCCGCGTCGGCTGCGGGACGCGGCCCGGCTGTGGGCCTCGCTCACGGACGCGCGCGGGACGGACGGCCGGGACGCGCTGTGGGAGCACCCTGACATGCTGCCGACGGCGACCGACCTGGACGACCCGGACGGCTTCGTCCACCGTGAGCACCTGGACTTCTCCGAGCTGGACAAGATGCTCGGCGAGGCCGCGAAGGGCGACGGCGAGACCCCCGGGGAGCAGGGCAAGGGCGAGTCCGAGGGCGGCAAGGAGTGA
- a CDS encoding SDR family oxidoreductase: MSSPDPQVRAARNHSARSAARGPVVAVTGAATGVGDLLTRRLAASDEIKQVVAIDERRGEVAEAQWHILDVRDPAIAEKLRGVDVVVHLAVDLDLETDPAARTAYNVRGTQTVLTAAAAAGVHRVVLCTSTMVYGALPDNDIPLSEDAELRATAEATGVGDLLEIERLGRRAPRAHPGLHVTVVRPAVLIGGTDTALTRYFESPRLLVVAGSRPTWQFCHVDDLVSALEYAALEKVDGEFAVGCEGWLEQEEVEELSGIRRMELPSAVALGAAARLHRIGLTPSPAGDLAYTMHPWVVSVGRLHDAGWRPRWTNEEVLAALLEEVQGRHTVAGRRLGRKDATAAGAAGATVALLGTAALVRQMRKRRGL, from the coding sequence GTGAGTTCCCCAGATCCTCAGGTTCGCGCAGCGCGAAACCACTCGGCCAGGTCCGCCGCGCGCGGCCCCGTCGTCGCGGTCACCGGTGCCGCGACCGGCGTCGGCGACCTCCTGACCAGGCGCCTTGCCGCCTCCGACGAGATCAAGCAGGTCGTCGCGATCGACGAGCGCCGGGGCGAGGTGGCCGAGGCGCAGTGGCACATCCTCGACGTACGCGATCCGGCCATCGCGGAGAAGCTCCGCGGCGTGGACGTGGTCGTGCACCTCGCCGTCGACCTCGACCTGGAGACCGACCCGGCCGCACGGACCGCCTACAACGTGCGCGGCACGCAGACCGTCCTCACCGCCGCCGCCGCGGCCGGGGTCCACCGGGTGGTGCTCTGCACCTCCACGATGGTCTACGGGGCCCTGCCCGACAACGACATCCCGCTCTCCGAGGACGCCGAGCTGCGCGCCACCGCCGAGGCCACGGGCGTCGGCGACCTCCTGGAGATCGAGCGCCTGGGCCGCCGCGCCCCGCGCGCCCACCCCGGACTCCACGTGACCGTGGTGCGGCCCGCCGTCCTGATCGGCGGTACGGACACGGCGCTGACCCGCTACTTCGAGTCGCCCCGGCTCCTCGTCGTCGCCGGATCCCGCCCCACCTGGCAGTTCTGCCACGTGGACGACCTGGTCAGCGCGCTGGAGTACGCGGCGCTGGAGAAGGTCGACGGCGAGTTCGCGGTCGGCTGCGAGGGCTGGCTGGAGCAGGAGGAGGTCGAGGAGCTGTCCGGCATCCGCCGGATGGAGCTGCCCTCGGCCGTCGCCCTGGGCGCGGCGGCCCGGCTGCACCGGATCGGGCTCACCCCGTCCCCGGCGGGCGACCTCGCGTACACGATGCACCCCTGGGTGGTCAGCGTCGGGCGGCTGCACGACGCCGGCTGGCGGCCGCGGTGGACCAACGAGGAGGTGCTCGCCGCGCTCCTGGAGGAGGTCCAGGGCCGGCACACCGTCGCCGGACGCCGGCTCGGGCGCAAGGACGCGACGGCGGCCGGTGCGGCCGGCGCGACGGTGGCGCTGCTCGGCACGGCGGCCCTGGTCCGGCAGATGCGGAAGCGGCGGGGGCTGTAG
- a CDS encoding molybdenum cofactor biosynthesis protein MoaE, whose amino-acid sequence MAHTHAHPSDHPGELGGDDPIKLLAIRDTALSVDEVFRAVGDDAAGGMTLFVGTVRNHDGGADVDALGYSCHPSAEAEMRRVAEKVVADYPVRALAAVHRVGDLRVGDIAVVVAVSCPHRGEAFEACRKLIDDLKHEVPIWKHQTFSDGTEEWVGAC is encoded by the coding sequence ATGGCACACACGCACGCCCACCCGAGCGACCACCCCGGCGAGCTGGGCGGGGACGACCCGATCAAGCTCCTCGCGATCCGTGACACCGCGCTCTCGGTCGACGAGGTCTTCCGCGCGGTCGGCGACGACGCCGCCGGCGGCATGACGCTCTTCGTGGGCACGGTGCGCAACCACGACGGGGGTGCCGACGTCGACGCCCTGGGCTACTCCTGCCACCCCTCCGCCGAGGCGGAGATGCGCCGGGTCGCCGAGAAGGTCGTGGCCGACTACCCGGTCCGCGCCCTGGCCGCCGTCCACCGTGTGGGTGACCTCCGTGTGGGTGACATCGCGGTCGTCGTCGCCGTCTCCTGCCCGCACCGGGGCGAGGCCTTCGAGGCCTGCCGCAAGCTCATCGACGACCTCAAGCACGAGGTCCCGATCTGGAAGCACCAGACCTTCTCGGACGGTACCGAGGAGTGGGTGGGTGCCTGCTGA
- a CDS encoding YlbL family protein yields MPRRTATMLASTLVLITLLCVGVLIPVPYSEMSPGPTVNTLGEARGEPVLQISGRQTYPTTGHLNMTTVRVTGADYNMNAVEAVYGWLAHDSVVVPHDTLYPDGKTEEQSSQENAEEFSQSQESAKVAALKELGIPVTTRVVVATVVKDTPAEGKLHAGDVIRAVDGVAVKEPGDVAKQVTKRKPGQDVEFTIVPAKEAAAAEKAHKDATATKKVVLTTAKSQEGDRAIVGIQAGTDHVFPFTIDINLADVGGPSAGLMFALGIVDKLTPESLTSGKFIAGTGTIDDKGKVGPIGGIEMKLVGARDAGAEYFLTPADNCAAAAADTPDGLTLVKVGTIGDATKALEQLRKGDTASLPSCSKS; encoded by the coding sequence ATGCCACGCCGCACCGCGACGATGCTCGCCTCCACCCTGGTCCTGATCACGCTGCTCTGCGTGGGCGTCCTCATTCCGGTGCCGTACTCGGAGATGAGCCCCGGTCCGACGGTGAACACCCTCGGCGAGGCGCGCGGAGAGCCGGTCCTCCAGATCTCGGGTCGTCAGACCTACCCGACCACCGGCCACCTCAACATGACGACGGTCCGTGTCACCGGCGCGGACTACAACATGAACGCGGTCGAGGCCGTCTACGGCTGGCTCGCCCACGACAGCGTGGTCGTCCCGCACGACACGCTCTACCCGGACGGCAAGACCGAGGAGCAGTCGAGCCAGGAGAACGCCGAGGAGTTCAGCCAGTCCCAGGAGAGCGCCAAGGTCGCCGCCCTCAAGGAGCTGGGCATCCCGGTGACCACCCGGGTCGTCGTCGCCACCGTCGTCAAGGACACCCCCGCCGAGGGCAAGCTGCACGCGGGCGACGTGATCCGCGCGGTCGACGGCGTGGCCGTCAAGGAGCCGGGCGACGTCGCCAAGCAGGTCACCAAGCGCAAGCCCGGTCAGGACGTGGAGTTCACGATCGTCCCCGCCAAGGAGGCGGCGGCCGCGGAGAAGGCCCACAAGGACGCCACGGCGACGAAGAAGGTGGTCCTCACCACCGCGAAGTCGCAGGAGGGCGACCGGGCCATCGTCGGCATCCAGGCCGGCACCGACCACGTCTTCCCGTTCACCATCGACATCAACCTGGCCGACGTCGGCGGCCCCAGCGCCGGTCTGATGTTCGCGCTGGGCATCGTCGACAAGCTGACCCCCGAGTCCCTCACCAGCGGCAAGTTCATCGCCGGCACCGGCACCATCGACGACAAGGGCAAGGTCGGCCCGATCGGCGGCATCGAGATGAAGCTGGTCGGCGCGCGCGACGCGGGTGCCGAGTACTTCCTCACCCCGGCCGACAACTGCGCGGCCGCGGCCGCCGACACCCCGGACGGACTCACCCTCGTCAAGGTGGGCACCATCGGCGACGCGACGAAGGCGCTGGAGCAGCTGCGCAAGGGCGACACCGCCTCGCTGCCCAGCTGCTCCAAGAGCTGA
- a CDS encoding PPA1309 family protein, producing MSNVSPSGPQMASSPLTRAVLEIDEYASGLGWDQPARLFALVDTAKLRAQEPSLASQLGLGGTAAAGYTPIEQDQLPRGKALDEFLGTIAWPSAVTGCALTVERMMLPPSAEAAVPKDLGGAALAKWVARHPDRQEVRMTVAVLRDGSREAAIRLREKDSPNEVLTGPDLVPGLADALSATFAS from the coding sequence ATGTCCAACGTTTCCCCCTCCGGCCCCCAGATGGCCTCGAGCCCCCTCACCCGCGCCGTGCTCGAGATCGACGAGTACGCGTCGGGCCTCGGCTGGGACCAGCCGGCCCGCCTCTTCGCCCTGGTCGACACCGCCAAGCTGCGCGCCCAGGAGCCCTCGCTCGCCTCCCAGCTCGGCCTCGGCGGCACCGCCGCCGCCGGCTACACCCCGATCGAGCAGGACCAGCTGCCGCGCGGCAAGGCCCTCGACGAGTTCCTCGGGACCATCGCCTGGCCGTCCGCGGTCACCGGCTGCGCGCTGACCGTGGAGCGGATGATGCTGCCGCCGTCCGCCGAGGCCGCCGTGCCCAAGGACCTGGGCGGGGCCGCGCTCGCCAAGTGGGTGGCCCGGCACCCGGACCGCCAGGAGGTCCGGATGACCGTGGCCGTGCTGCGCGACGGCTCCCGCGAGGCGGCGATCCGGCTGCGCGAGAAGGACTCGCCGAACGAGGTGCTCACCGGGCCCGACCTGGTGCCGGGCCTCGCGGACGCGCTGTCGGCGACCTTCGCCTCGTAA